One window of Branchiostoma lanceolatum isolate klBraLanc5 chromosome 8, klBraLanc5.hap2, whole genome shotgun sequence genomic DNA carries:
- the LOC136439990 gene encoding uncharacterized protein isoform X2: protein MGSTECKPGFGYDPTLGCRKCSSCDELPDDPHCGDCPVPTTLVPDTTSEVNQREDSSIPLFEWQLIVIGLACGVVLVLAIAVFIRYTRGRDKTPRAMEHGISVDSLTGETMAVEESSAYTSSEMSSSGSSMAETSSILRETVI, encoded by the exons ATGGGCTCCACGGAATGTAAGCCAGGTTTTGGGTATGACCCTACCCTTGGCTGTAGAAAGTGCTCCAGCTGTGACGAGTTGCCGGACGACCCACACTGTGGTGACTGCC CGGTACCAACAACACTTGTTCCAGATACTACATCAG AGGTCAATCAAAGGGAAGACTCATCGATTCCACTGTTTGAGTGGCAGCTGATCGTGATCGGACTTGCCTGTGGTGTAGTCCTGGTGCTTGCCATTGCAGTATTCATACGCTACACCAGGGGGCGCGACAAGACTCCACGGGCCATGGAGCACGGCATCTCTGTTG ACTCCCTGACAGGAGAGACTATGGCTGTAGAGGAGTCGTCTGCCTACACGTCCAGCGAGATGAGCTCCAGTGGAAGCAGCATGGCCGAGACCAGCTCTATACTGCGAGAGACCGTCATCTGA
- the LOC136439990 gene encoding uncharacterized protein isoform X3 codes for MGSTECKPGFGYDPTLGCRKCSSCDELPDDPHCGDCLSTITSSIAEVNQREDSSIPLFEWQLIVIGLACGVVLVLAIAVFIRYTRGRDKTPRAMEHGISVDSLTGETMAVEESSAYTSSEMSSSGSSMAETSSILRETVI; via the exons ATGGGCTCCACGGAATGTAAGCCAGGTTTTGGGTATGACCCTACCCTTGGCTGTAGAAAGTGCTCCAGCTGTGACGAGTTGCCGGACGACCCACACTGTGGTGACTGCC TCAGTACAATTACATCATCCATTGCAGAGGTCAATCAAAGGGAAGACTCATCGATTCCACTGTTTGAGTGGCAGCTGATCGTGATCGGACTTGCCTGTGGTGTAGTCCTGGTGCTTGCCATTGCAGTATTCATACGCTACACCAGGGGGCGCGACAAGACTCCACGGGCCATGGAGCACGGCATCTCTGTTG ACTCCCTGACAGGAGAGACTATGGCTGTAGAGGAGTCGTCTGCCTACACGTCCAGCGAGATGAGCTCCAGTGGAAGCAGCATGGCCGAGACCAGCTCTATACTGCGAGAGACCGTCATCTGA
- the LOC136439990 gene encoding uncharacterized protein isoform X4 — MGSTECKPGFGYDPTLGCRKCSSCDELPDDPHCGDCQVNQREDSSIPLFEWQLIVIGLACGVVLVLAIAVFIRYTRGRDKTPRAMEHGISVDSLTGETMAVEESSAYTSSEMSSSGSSMAETSSILRETVI, encoded by the exons ATGGGCTCCACGGAATGTAAGCCAGGTTTTGGGTATGACCCTACCCTTGGCTGTAGAAAGTGCTCCAGCTGTGACGAGTTGCCGGACGACCCACACTGTGGTGACTGCC AGGTCAATCAAAGGGAAGACTCATCGATTCCACTGTTTGAGTGGCAGCTGATCGTGATCGGACTTGCCTGTGGTGTAGTCCTGGTGCTTGCCATTGCAGTATTCATACGCTACACCAGGGGGCGCGACAAGACTCCACGGGCCATGGAGCACGGCATCTCTGTTG ACTCCCTGACAGGAGAGACTATGGCTGTAGAGGAGTCGTCTGCCTACACGTCCAGCGAGATGAGCTCCAGTGGAAGCAGCATGGCCGAGACCAGCTCTATACTGCGAGAGACCGTCATCTGA
- the LOC136439990 gene encoding uncharacterized protein isoform X1, translated as MGSTECKPGFGYDPTLGCRKCSSCDELPDDPHCGDCPVPTTLVPDTTSVSTITSSIAEVNQREDSSIPLFEWQLIVIGLACGVVLVLAIAVFIRYTRGRDKTPRAMEHGISVDSLTGETMAVEESSAYTSSEMSSSGSSMAETSSILRETVI; from the exons ATGGGCTCCACGGAATGTAAGCCAGGTTTTGGGTATGACCCTACCCTTGGCTGTAGAAAGTGCTCCAGCTGTGACGAGTTGCCGGACGACCCACACTGTGGTGACTGCC CGGTACCAACAACACTTGTTCCAGATACTACATCAG TCAGTACAATTACATCATCCATTGCAGAGGTCAATCAAAGGGAAGACTCATCGATTCCACTGTTTGAGTGGCAGCTGATCGTGATCGGACTTGCCTGTGGTGTAGTCCTGGTGCTTGCCATTGCAGTATTCATACGCTACACCAGGGGGCGCGACAAGACTCCACGGGCCATGGAGCACGGCATCTCTGTTG ACTCCCTGACAGGAGAGACTATGGCTGTAGAGGAGTCGTCTGCCTACACGTCCAGCGAGATGAGCTCCAGTGGAAGCAGCATGGCCGAGACCAGCTCTATACTGCGAGAGACCGTCATCTGA
- the LOC136440321 gene encoding uncharacterized protein, protein MATFVDSNGKVHSCELCLKYPETPECLEQCPTSQDPPNTGGSSPTLAIVVGLPVTVVLVVLLVLAALWWYRRKHAPPHPDHVVEAPVQEQADLLTKPKYVVNHANTQTHEPVEADQRPLAGPEPVEDDYLPIRETAEGTSISASTHTFT, encoded by the exons ATGGCGACTTTCGTCGACTCCAACGGGAAAGTCCACAGCTGTGAGCTGTGCCTGAAGTATCCGGAGACCCCCGAGTGTCTGGAGCAATGTCCAACTTCCCAGGACCCCCCGAACACGG GTGGCTCCAGCCCGACCCTAGCGATAGTCGTGGGTCTGCCCGTTACTGTTGTGTTGGTGGTGCTGCTAGTGTTAGCCGCTCTGTGGTGGTACAGGAGGAAACACGCCCCTCCCCACCCTGACCACGTCGTGGAGGCCCCCGTACAGGAACAAGCCGACCTCCTGACCAAACCCAAATACGTGGTCAACCACgccaacacacagacacacg AACCAGTCGAAGCTGATCAACGCCCCCTAGCGGGACCGGAGCCAGTTGAGGATGACTACCTGCCCATCCGGGAGACCGCGGAGGGAACGTCCATTTCTGCTTCTACCCACACTTTCACCTAG